ACCCTGATTCTCTTGATGAAAAACCTGAATGCGGCTATCCCTTGAAGCATATTCCTCCAATCTCTCTAAAGTATCATCAGTTGACCCATCATCAACACAAATTATCTCCAAATCCTTAAAACTTTGATCAATAATGGAAGTAATAGCCTCATCCAAATAATCAACAGCATTATACGCCGGAACAACAACAGAAATCTCTACCATAAAAAACAACCTGAATAATATCTGAAAACTTAAAATTTTCTGCTTTAACTTAAGACAATTAAATCTTTTTAAAATTTAAATTGCATGATATTCCAATTCTGAATATCATAATTCCTTTTGCTCCACCTTTCACTGCAGCCTTCGCATCCTTTAAAAGGGCGCTGTGACTTAATTTCTTAGGATTCTTTTCGGATTGGTATGACTGCAATCCAGTCCATATTTGAGCCCCAATTGATTGGTTGACGAATTTTTTTGTAACAGAAGTGACCCATGCCCTATCCTTCTTATAAGTGCCCTTATAAACCATTGGTATCAAAGCATCAGAGTATTTGCTCATTGTTGAGACATCCTGACCAAACTTTTCAGTCATTGCACTGCCCGGTTCAGGCATTAGAGCAGCTGAAACAATGCAATTCGAATTAACCTTATGGACTTCAGTTGAAGCCTTCTTCATAAAGTAGTTGATTGCACGATTAGGATTTTTATATAAATGTGCAGTGCCTCCGAAACGCACATAATCGAAGTGGATTCCATCCACTCCCTTAATCTTAGCATAATTCTTTGCCTGTTTGATTCTTTTATTCAAAAAGGAATATTTTATCTGGTTCTTCTCATTGATTGGCCTTACCCATTTTCCTCCGCTATAGCAGACCTGCATCCATATATGAACCTTCATTCCATGCTTATGGGCCTTTTTAATGAAGGAAACAACAGCTGATTTTCCATACCTTGATACCGCATTGGCATGAAGGAAGATATGTTTGGTTCCCCTATTCGCAAGGCTTTTAAGATTCACCTTTTTCATGTCTGAAGACCATAGCCAATAGCCGTCACCTTTAGGCATTTTAGCCTTGAACTTGATTTTGCAAGAGCCATTTGAAGCCAAATAAGGGGAACTGCTTTTAAATGTATATTTTACAGTATATGTTCCCTTCTTAAGATTCAAATATATTTTGGCACTGCCGTACTTATTGGTTGTGACAGTATATGTTTTGCCTGCAACCTTGATTGTGACCTTTTGGTTTTTTATTGTATTGTTCTTAGCATCAAGCAATTTCACATAAAACAGACATTTGGAGCCTTGGCGATAATTGATGTACTTATCACCGATTCTCAATTTGGTCTTGAGAGGGGATAGAACGGTCACATTGCAGACTTTGCTTGCATTGCTTGTCAGATTATCGCCCAAATAGGTTATTTCAGCAAGATAAGTTCCCTTATTCAATTTGACATTTAGCTTAACTTCCCCATTTGAATCGGTTGTTTTATTGTAAAGGATTCCATTCAATGATATTTGAATAGGTCTTGAAAACAATGCTGTGCCATTGGATGTCAGCTTAATCTTAATTGTAGTTGTGAATGACTCATATCCCTTTAGGTTTGATGCTGTGATTGTGGAGTTTGACTTTTCAGCAGGAACATCATTCCCATCATCTTCAGTTGAATCATCCCCATCTTCAATATCATTTGCATCGCCATCATCATCACTAAGAGCGGAACCATCGCCAACAGTCTCGCCATCACTTTCTGGATTTGAAGGATCATCCCCCATAATTTCCTGCATATCAACCGCATTTTCATCAGCAAGGAAAGCGACATTCTCTTCTGCTGAAACTGCAGTGACAGAAAGCAATAGTAAAGCGAAAAACAATAATGCCAATATCTTTTTCATAATTAACCTCATTTAAATTGCTATGCTAAAATTTTTTCAATTAATAATATAATAAAAGAATAAAAATTTCACCCATTTAGAATAATAAAAGAATAAATTATACCTATTTAGAATAAAATAAATTTTTTCCTATTTATGAGCATAATAAAATATTAATTCATCATCCTTGATCTCATCAAGTCTTGCAAATCCG
This genomic window from Methanobrevibacter sp. contains:
- a CDS encoding glycosyltransferase family 2 protein, with amino-acid sequence MVEISVVVPAYNAVDYLDEAITSIIDQSFKDLEIICVDDGSTDDTLERLEEYASRDSRIQVFHQENQG
- a CDS encoding putative glycoside hydrolase, with the translated sequence MKKILALLFFALLLLSVTAVSAEENVAFLADENAVDMQEIMGDDPSNPESDGETVGDGSALSDDDGDANDIEDGDDSTEDDGNDVPAEKSNSTITASNLKGYESFTTTIKIKLTSNGTALFSRPIQISLNGILYNKTTDSNGEVKLNVKLNKGTYLAEITYLGDNLTSNASKVCNVTVLSPLKTKLRIGDKYINYRQGSKCLFYVKLLDAKNNTIKNQKVTIKVAGKTYTVTTNKYGSAKIYLNLKKGTYTVKYTFKSSSPYLASNGSCKIKFKAKMPKGDGYWLWSSDMKKVNLKSLANRGTKHIFLHANAVSRYGKSAVVSFIKKAHKHGMKVHIWMQVCYSGGKWVRPINEKNQIKYSFLNKRIKQAKNYAKIKGVDGIHFDYVRFGGTAHLYKNPNRAINYFMKKASTEVHKVNSNCIVSAALMPEPGSAMTEKFGQDVSTMSKYSDALIPMVYKGTYKKDRAWVTSVTKKFVNQSIGAQIWTGLQSYQSEKNPKKLSHSALLKDAKAAVKGGAKGIMIFRIGISCNLNFKKI